From Acidimicrobiales bacterium, one genomic window encodes:
- a CDS encoding ROK family protein, which yields MILGFDVGGTNARGLLVDPTTRSVIDRARASSAGPGAAVVATLVEITRELERANAVSVDAVGLGVAGLVTTDGVVRYSPNLAQLVEFPLGPELSDALGIPVTAMNDATTGTWAEAKLGAGRGADDFAFVALGTGIGTGFVVGGQLVHGAHGFAGEAGHMVVDADGPAHITGQQGPWEYYASGSALGRRGREAAHDGRFDAAIDLAGGVAAITGLHVADALAAGDDDAARVFDEFCRDVARGCANLVVVLDPQRIVIGGGLTGIGEPLRRGVDDWLHELLLASDHRPRVEVRLAELGDDAGALGAALVAIDAA from the coding sequence ATGATTCTCGGGTTCGACGTGGGGGGCACCAACGCCCGCGGGCTGCTGGTCGACCCCACGACGCGATCGGTCATCGACCGGGCCCGGGCGTCGAGTGCGGGCCCCGGCGCAGCCGTCGTGGCGACGCTCGTCGAGATCACCCGCGAGCTCGAGCGCGCGAATGCGGTCTCCGTCGATGCCGTCGGACTCGGCGTTGCCGGCCTCGTCACCACCGACGGTGTGGTCCGGTACTCGCCGAACCTGGCGCAACTGGTCGAGTTCCCCCTCGGTCCCGAGCTGAGCGACGCGCTCGGAATCCCCGTGACCGCGATGAACGACGCGACCACCGGCACCTGGGCCGAGGCCAAGCTCGGCGCCGGGCGGGGCGCCGACGACTTCGCGTTCGTCGCCCTGGGCACCGGCATCGGGACCGGATTCGTGGTCGGCGGACAGCTCGTCCACGGCGCGCACGGTTTCGCCGGCGAGGCGGGCCACATGGTGGTCGATGCCGACGGCCCCGCCCACATCACCGGCCAGCAGGGGCCCTGGGAGTACTACGCGTCGGGCAGCGCGCTCGGTCGACGCGGGCGCGAGGCCGCCCACGACGGACGGTTCGACGCGGCGATCGACCTGGCCGGCGGTGTCGCGGCGATCACGGGCCTCCACGTCGCCGACGCGTTGGCCGCCGGGGACGACGACGCTGCCCGCGTCTTCGACGAGTTCTGCCGTGACGTCGCCCGCGGGTGCGCCAATCTCGTCGTGGTCCTCGACCCGCAGCGCATCGTCATCGGCGGCGGGCTCACCGGCATCGGCGAACCCCTCCGGCGCGGCGTCGACGACTGGCTGCACGAGCTGCTGCTCGCGTCCGACCATCGTCCCCGGGTCGAGGTCAGGCTCGCCGAACTCGGCGACGATGCCGGCGCCCTCGGCGCGGCCCTCGTCGCGATCGACGCCGCCTGA
- a CDS encoding MarR family transcriptional regulator → MIDLTTLALLLGRLSRLNEAAMAEVCADHGITPAETRVMSLLVHRPDRSASPSDLADFVVQTSGGLTATLRRLEADGLVERVADPSDGRGRLVVLTDAGESVHSRVVEAIVARVARVVDGLDRAVVGDQIRALVDAFERDGGLPSSAGFRADAPLTTHR, encoded by the coding sequence GTGATCGATCTGACCACACTCGCCCTCCTGCTCGGACGGCTGTCCCGTCTCAACGAGGCCGCCATGGCCGAGGTGTGTGCCGACCACGGCATCACCCCGGCAGAGACGAGGGTCATGTCACTGCTCGTCCACCGGCCGGACCGGTCGGCCAGTCCCTCCGACCTCGCCGACTTCGTCGTCCAGACGAGCGGCGGCCTCACCGCCACGCTCCGCCGACTCGAGGCCGATGGGCTCGTCGAGCGGGTGGCCGATCCGAGCGACGGCCGAGGGCGCCTCGTCGTGTTGACCGATGCGGGAGAGTCCGTGCACTCCCGGGTGGTCGAGGCGATCGTCGCTCGGGTCGCGCGGGTGGTCGACGGACTCGACCGCGCCGTCGTCGGCGACCAGATCCGAGCTCTGGTCGATGCCTTCGAACGCGACGGCGGTCTGCCCTCCTCTGCCGGCTTTCGTGCCGATGCCCCTCTCACCACCCACCGGTAG
- the ilvD gene encoding dihydroxy-acid dehydratase yields MPEYRSRTTTHGRNMAGARALWRATGMGDDDFDKPIIAISNSFTQFVPGHVHLKDLGQLVAREIEAAGGVAKEFNTIAVDDGIAMGHGGMLYSLPSRDLISDSVEYMVNAHCADALVCISNCDKITPGMLNAAMRLNIPTIFVSGGPMEAGKTKLAGVSVKLDLINPMISAGDSSVSDDDLLQMERSACPTCGSCSGMFTANSMNCLTEALGLSLPGNGTVVATHADREQLFLEAGRRIVDLARRYYEKDDESVLPRSIATKAAFENAMTLDIAMGGSTNTVLHILAAAHEGGIDFTMADVDRLSRRSPNICKVAPSTEKYHVEDVHRAGGIMGILGELDRGGLLDTTLPTVHSESLAAALDQWDVMRDPSDEVVEFYRAGPAGIPTQVAFSQAERWPDLDLDRDDGCIRTVANPYNAEGGLAVLFGNIAENGCIVKTAGVDESIFTFSGPARVFESQDAACDAILDETDIKAGDIVVVRYEGPKGGPGMQEMLYPTSYIKSRGLGKECALLTDGRFSGGTSGLSIGHTSPEAAEGGAIGLIEEGDFIDIDIPNRSINLRISDDELAARRAAMEAKGSDAWQPNGRVREVSAALQAYAAMTTSADRGAVRDVSQLRR; encoded by the coding sequence ATGCCCGAGTACCGCTCCCGCACCACCACCCACGGCCGCAACATGGCCGGTGCCCGCGCCCTGTGGCGCGCCACCGGCATGGGCGATGACGACTTCGACAAGCCGATCATCGCCATCTCGAACTCGTTCACGCAGTTCGTGCCCGGCCACGTCCACCTGAAAGACCTCGGTCAACTCGTCGCCCGCGAGATCGAGGCGGCCGGCGGCGTGGCCAAGGAGTTCAACACGATCGCCGTCGACGACGGCATCGCGATGGGTCACGGCGGCATGCTCTACAGCCTCCCGAGCCGCGACCTGATCTCCGATTCCGTCGAGTACATGGTCAACGCCCACTGCGCCGACGCCCTCGTCTGCATCTCGAACTGCGACAAGATCACTCCGGGCATGCTCAACGCGGCGATGCGGCTCAACATCCCGACGATCTTCGTCAGCGGCGGACCGATGGAAGCCGGCAAGACCAAGCTCGCCGGTGTGAGCGTGAAGCTCGACCTCATCAACCCGATGATCAGCGCCGGCGACAGCTCGGTGAGCGACGACGACCTGCTCCAGATGGAGCGCTCGGCGTGCCCGACGTGTGGCTCCTGCTCGGGCATGTTCACCGCCAACTCGATGAACTGCCTGACCGAGGCCCTCGGCCTGTCACTGCCCGGCAACGGCACCGTCGTCGCCACCCACGCCGACCGCGAGCAACTCTTCCTCGAGGCCGGCCGTCGCATCGTCGATCTCGCCCGCCGCTACTACGAAAAGGACGACGAGTCGGTCCTGCCCCGCTCGATCGCCACCAAGGCCGCCTTCGAGAACGCGATGACCCTCGACATCGCGATGGGTGGCTCGACCAACACGGTGCTCCACATCCTCGCCGCCGCCCATGAGGGCGGCATCGACTTCACGATGGCCGACGTCGACCGGTTGAGCCGCCGGTCGCCCAACATCTGCAAGGTCGCACCGAGCACCGAGAAGTACCACGTGGAAGACGTGCATCGAGCCGGCGGCATCATGGGCATCCTCGGTGAGCTCGACCGTGGCGGGCTGCTCGACACCACCCTCCCGACCGTCCACAGCGAGTCGTTGGCGGCTGCGCTCGACCAGTGGGACGTCATGCGCGACCCGTCCGACGAGGTCGTCGAGTTCTACCGGGCCGGCCCCGCCGGCATCCCCACGCAGGTCGCGTTCAGCCAGGCCGAGCGGTGGCCCGACCTCGACCTCGACCGCGACGACGGGTGCATCCGCACCGTGGCGAACCCCTACAACGCCGAGGGCGGCCTGGCCGTCCTCTTCGGCAACATCGCCGAGAACGGGTGCATCGTCAAGACGGCCGGTGTCGACGAATCGATCTTCACGTTCTCCGGCCCGGCCCGCGTCTTCGAGAGCCAGGACGCCGCATGCGACGCCATCCTCGACGAGACCGACATCAAGGCCGGCGACATCGTGGTGGTCCGCTACGAGGGCCCCAAGGGCGGGCCCGGCATGCAGGAGATGCTCTACCCGACCTCCTACATCAAGAGCCGGGGCCTCGGGAAGGAGTGCGCGCTCCTCACCGACGGCCGCTTCTCGGGTGGCACCTCGGGGCTCTCGATCGGTCACACGTCTCCTGAGGCGGCCGAGGGCGGCGCGATCGGTCTGATCGAGGAGGGCGACTTCATCGACATCGACATCCCCAACCGCTCCATCAACCTGCGCATCTCCGACGACGAGCTCGCTGCTCGCCGCGCCGCGATGGAAGCCAAGGGCAGCGACGCCTGGCAGCCGAACGGTCGGGTGCGCGAGGTCTCGGCCGCGCTGCAGGCCTACGCCGCGATGACGACATCGGCGGACCGCGGCGCGGTTCGCGACGTGAGCCAACTCCGCCGCTGA
- a CDS encoding LemA family protein, giving the protein MIWPLFLAPVAFVAAWLFDRRRRVYADLGTTPAAAVYAGRNEVKGRAWHEQPLRSHLSHTPSVWWTYRLEEEREHTRTVTSTDSEGRTTTRTETYTEWHEIDARSDARPSIEVVDDSGAVEVVIAEASLTPRTLVSEVFRDGEKKGFLARLVSFDNRTGRYRQTETAIAIGDDLYVVGDASFPGDASVPRIDHGRPFIVSTRPEESHRKRAGIAVPIFLVIGVALAIWGASGIDSAVALPLTITVLVLLFLSAVSLVVYNQLQSFVQAAARAWSLVDVQLARRRDLIPALESVTKAAIAHERQTQEAVAVARSSVVGDVPDAAAVAQADAAVREQTEQITRLLAVIEAHPELATDTTTRRLQHELADTENRIAGSRAFYNETVTLLRNKRGTFPGVFIARFADPRGFALFGADGFERTVPSIVYDFGEADPQVPD; this is encoded by the coding sequence GTGATCTGGCCCCTCTTCCTCGCACCGGTGGCATTCGTGGCCGCCTGGCTCTTCGATCGTCGCCGCCGCGTCTATGCCGATCTCGGAACCACGCCCGCAGCCGCCGTCTACGCGGGTCGCAACGAGGTCAAGGGCCGGGCCTGGCACGAGCAACCCCTGCGCTCGCATTTGTCGCACACACCCTCGGTCTGGTGGACCTACCGACTCGAGGAGGAGCGAGAGCACACCCGCACGGTGACCAGCACCGACAGCGAAGGACGCACGACCACGCGTACCGAGACCTACACCGAGTGGCACGAGATCGATGCCCGGTCCGATGCCCGGCCGAGCATCGAGGTGGTCGACGACAGCGGGGCGGTCGAGGTGGTGATCGCGGAGGCCTCGCTGACCCCGCGCACCCTGGTGAGCGAGGTGTTCCGCGACGGCGAGAAGAAGGGGTTCCTGGCCCGACTCGTGAGCTTCGACAATCGGACCGGCCGGTACCGCCAGACCGAGACGGCGATCGCGATCGGCGACGACCTCTACGTGGTGGGCGACGCCTCGTTCCCCGGCGATGCCTCCGTCCCCCGCATCGATCACGGTCGCCCCTTCATCGTCTCGACCCGCCCGGAGGAGTCCCATCGCAAACGGGCGGGCATCGCCGTACCGATCTTCCTCGTCATCGGCGTCGCCCTCGCCATCTGGGGGGCGAGTGGGATCGACTCCGCTGTCGCGCTGCCGCTCACGATCACGGTTCTGGTGCTCCTGTTCCTCTCGGCCGTGTCGCTCGTCGTCTACAACCAGCTCCAGTCGTTCGTGCAGGCCGCCGCCCGCGCGTGGAGTCTGGTCGACGTGCAGCTGGCCCGACGGCGCGACCTCATCCCGGCGCTCGAATCGGTCACCAAGGCGGCCATCGCCCACGAACGCCAGACCCAGGAGGCGGTCGCCGTGGCTCGATCGAGCGTCGTGGGCGACGTCCCCGATGCTGCCGCCGTCGCCCAGGCCGATGCCGCCGTGCGTGAACAGACCGAGCAGATCACCCGGCTCCTCGCCGTCATCGAGGCACACCCCGAACTCGCGACCGACACGACGACGCGTCGGCTCCAACACGAGCTGGCCGACACCGAGAACCGCATCGCCGGGTCGCGGGCGTTCTACAACGAGACGGTCACGCTCCTGCGCAACAAGCGGGGAACCTTCCCGGGTGTGTTCATCGCCCGCTTCGCCGACCCGCGCGGCTTCGCCCTCTTCGGGGCCGACGGTTTCGAGCGCACCGTCCCGTCGATCGTCTACGACTTCGGCGAGGCCGACCCGCAGGTCCCGGATTAG
- a CDS encoding fumarylacetoacetate hydrolase family protein has translation MRLTTIRHQGSTRAARVEGDDLVILDAVDVGDLLRGNGDASADGATITASEADHAPLVTHPDKIVCVGVNYRDHIEEMGREAPPAPTYFAKFRRALIGAHDDIALPDPSVSTSIDWEAELAIVIGAEVRHASPAEAMAAIAGFTVLNDVSVRDYQRRTTQFLAGKTFEAMTPLGPHLVTTDEAGDGSGFEITATVDGVVKQSSNTSQLIFNAVDIVADLSTIITLEPGDVIATGTPGGVGAARTPPEWLRDGTVLRTEIAGIGACVNTCRVP, from the coding sequence ATGCGTCTGACCACCATCCGCCACCAGGGATCGACCCGCGCCGCCCGGGTCGAAGGCGACGATCTCGTCATCCTCGATGCCGTCGATGTGGGCGACCTGCTCCGCGGGAACGGCGACGCTTCGGCCGACGGTGCCACCATCACGGCGAGCGAGGCCGACCATGCACCGCTCGTGACCCATCCCGACAAGATCGTCTGTGTCGGGGTCAACTATCGGGACCACATCGAGGAGATGGGACGCGAGGCCCCACCCGCCCCCACGTACTTCGCCAAGTTCCGCCGCGCCCTGATCGGCGCCCACGACGACATCGCACTTCCCGACCCGTCGGTGTCGACCAGCATCGACTGGGAGGCCGAACTCGCCATCGTGATCGGTGCCGAAGTCCGGCACGCGTCGCCGGCCGAGGCGATGGCCGCCATTGCCGGCTTCACCGTGCTCAACGATGTCTCCGTACGTGACTACCAGCGCCGCACGACACAGTTCCTCGCCGGGAAGACCTTCGAAGCGATGACACCGCTCGGCCCCCACCTCGTCACCACCGACGAGGCCGGCGACGGTTCCGGTTTCGAGATCACCGCAACCGTCGACGGCGTGGTCAAGCAATCCAGCAACACGAGCCAGCTCATCTTCAACGCGGTCGACATCGTGGCGGATCTCAGCACGATCATCACCCTGGAACCCGGCGATGTGATCGCGACCGGCACCCCTGGCGGCGTGGGCGCGGCGAGGACACCGCCGGAGTGGCTGCGTGACGGCACGGTGCTGCGCACCGAGATCGCAGGCATCGGCGCCTGCGTCAACACCTGCCGCGTGCCGTGA
- a CDS encoding SDR family NAD(P)-dependent oxidoreductase, which yields MSLTARIVDRLLEVPIAPSFTRVGYHLRSSLFDWTDLDELDGTGKTVILTGATSGIGLAAAQRLTDADTTLVILGRNAEKTERVRAELADGGGDVSCVIADMGDLDQVRRVSAEILERHPGIDALLHNAGALSAERRDNNAGIELTVASQVVGPFLMTTLLAPALSAAGGRVITMSSGGMYASPLRVDGLQMSEADYGGSEQYSRAKRAQVTLNEMWPTRSPEPGISFHAVHPGWADTPGVEEALPTFRRIVGPALRTPDEGADTMVWLALAPDLGDAPNGSFWLDRAPRPIHRLPSTKRSDTPQRREELWRMVADLAGIE from the coding sequence GTGAGTCTCACGGCCCGCATCGTCGATCGACTGCTCGAGGTGCCGATCGCGCCGAGCTTCACCCGAGTCGGCTACCACCTGCGGTCGTCGCTGTTCGATTGGACCGACCTCGACGAGCTCGACGGCACGGGCAAGACCGTCATCCTCACCGGCGCCACCTCCGGGATCGGCCTCGCCGCCGCACAACGCCTCACCGATGCCGACACCACGCTCGTCATCCTCGGTCGCAACGCCGAGAAGACCGAACGGGTCCGCGCCGAATTGGCCGACGGCGGCGGCGATGTGTCCTGCGTGATCGCCGACATGGGCGACCTCGACCAGGTTCGCCGCGTGAGCGCCGAGATCCTCGAGCGGCACCCCGGGATCGACGCGCTGCTCCACAACGCCGGTGCGCTCAGCGCCGAACGTCGCGACAACAACGCCGGGATCGAGTTGACGGTCGCCAGCCAGGTAGTGGGGCCGTTCCTGATGACGACCCTGCTCGCCCCTGCGCTCTCCGCCGCCGGCGGCAGGGTGATCACGATGTCATCGGGCGGCATGTACGCCAGCCCGTTGCGGGTCGACGGACTCCAGATGAGCGAGGCCGACTACGGCGGCAGCGAGCAGTACTCACGGGCCAAGCGGGCCCAGGTCACGCTCAACGAGATGTGGCCGACACGTTCCCCCGAACCCGGGATCTCCTTCCATGCCGTGCACCCCGGATGGGCCGACACTCCCGGTGTCGAGGAAGCCCTTCCGACGTTCCGGCGCATCGTCGGGCCGGCCCTGCGCACCCCGGACGAGGGCGCCGACACCATGGTGTGGCTCGCTCTCGCCCCCGACCTCGGCGACGCCCCCAACGGCAGCTTCTGGCTCGATCGTGCCCCGCGCCCGATCCATCGCCTGCCATCCACGAAGCGGTCCGACACCCCCCAACGACGCGAAGAGTTGTGGCGGATGGTGGCCGATCTTGCCGGGATCGAATGA
- a CDS encoding MFS transporter, which translates to MNRDHTTSRSDRSVVAFLAFLSIVLAFGIDSSLPAFDELRDEFGLRDGSGEVSLIVTTYFLGMAAGQLVWGLSSDRTGRRRPLLSGLVLYGIGAAGAAAAGSMTTMLVARFVWGLGAAAPSVLRNSIARDLYSGDRLARITSLTMAIFLVGPAIAPSIGEVILLSGNWRLVFAAAVPLALAGIAWTLWFGETMAPENARPLDVATVRRGAAAFFRTRATVGYSGAITLGSGAFFIYLGSGQPIVDEIYGYGDWFALVFFITAAGIGLTVWTSSRFISRFGADAVGSTATTVMVTRATVFLATCLATDGRPPFVIWLVLVTVFASFTTVSTPAFVALAMTPMARIAGTASALNGVLSIGVASLLAAVFDRMIDDTVTPMAVGFLTYSTLALLTARWARGGSREIVEPDTEPTARAIDGG; encoded by the coding sequence CTGAACCGCGACCACACCACCTCACGCAGCGACCGGTCGGTCGTCGCGTTCCTCGCATTCCTGAGCATCGTCCTCGCGTTCGGGATCGACTCGTCGTTGCCCGCGTTCGACGAGCTCCGTGACGAGTTCGGCCTGCGCGACGGTTCCGGTGAGGTCTCGCTCATCGTCACCACGTACTTCCTCGGCATGGCGGCCGGCCAGCTCGTCTGGGGCCTGTCATCGGACCGCACGGGTCGGCGGCGGCCCCTGCTGAGCGGCCTGGTGCTCTACGGCATCGGCGCGGCCGGCGCGGCGGCTGCCGGCTCGATGACCACGATGCTCGTCGCCCGTTTCGTCTGGGGCCTGGGAGCCGCCGCGCCGAGTGTCCTCCGGAACTCCATCGCCCGCGACCTCTACAGCGGCGACCGCCTCGCCCGCATCACTTCGCTCACCATGGCCATCTTCCTCGTCGGGCCGGCCATCGCACCCTCGATCGGCGAGGTCATCCTCCTCAGCGGCAACTGGCGTCTCGTATTCGCCGCCGCGGTGCCGCTCGCGCTTGCCGGCATCGCCTGGACACTCTGGTTCGGCGAGACGATGGCGCCCGAGAACGCTCGACCGCTCGACGTCGCCACGGTCCGCCGCGGCGCCGCGGCCTTCTTCCGCACGAGGGCGACGGTCGGCTACTCCGGGGCGATCACCCTCGGCTCGGGTGCGTTCTTCATCTATCTCGGCAGCGGTCAGCCGATCGTCGACGAGATCTACGGCTACGGCGACTGGTTCGCGCTCGTGTTCTTCATCACTGCGGCCGGCATCGGACTCACCGTGTGGACGAGCAGCCGGTTCATCAGTCGGTTCGGCGCCGACGCCGTGGGATCGACGGCGACGACGGTCATGGTGACCAGGGCGACGGTGTTCCTCGCGACGTGCCTCGCAACCGATGGCCGACCGCCGTTCGTGATCTGGCTCGTCCTCGTCACGGTCTTCGCGTCGTTCACGACCGTGTCGACCCCGGCGTTCGTCGCCCTCGCGATGACACCCATGGCCCGCATCGCCGGCACCGCGAGCGCCCTCAACGGGGTGCTGTCGATCGGCGTTGCATCGCTGCTCGCCGCTGTGTTCGACCGGATGATCGACGACACCGTCACACCGATGGCCGTCGGCTTTCTCACCTACTCGACGCTTGCCCTCCTCACCGCCCGCTGGGCCCGCGGCGGCTCGCGGGAGATCGTCGAACCCGACACCGAGCCGACGGCGAGAGCGATCGATGGAGGCTAG
- the ligD gene encoding non-homologous end-joining DNA ligase has translation MAGDPVIIDVDGIEARVTSPDKVFFSKRGETKLDLVRYYLVVAEPFLRVVGGRPLLLERYPDGAGGKSFFQKRVPKGAPDWLRTTVVSTPNGTTSNALVAHDMAHIVWAVNMGCLGFHVWPYRAADPTHADELRIDLDPQPGTDFDDVRAAAYEVKAVLDELGIVAWPKTSGSKGIHIYVRLHPRWDSYQVRYAAVALARELQRRRPDLLTCEWWKEERGRRVFVDFNQNAPHKTVFGAWSVRPRVGGQVSTPITWDEVADVEPEALTLATVPARLAERGDAWAGVDDALQSIEPLLEWHERDWADGLMDAPWPPVYPKQPNEPPRVSPSRAKRGPHDDG, from the coding sequence ATGGCCGGCGACCCCGTGATCATCGATGTCGATGGCATCGAGGCCCGCGTCACCAGCCCCGACAAGGTGTTCTTCTCGAAACGAGGCGAGACCAAGTTGGACCTCGTCCGCTACTACCTGGTGGTCGCCGAGCCGTTCCTGAGGGTCGTTGGTGGGCGTCCGCTCCTGTTGGAGCGTTATCCCGATGGGGCCGGAGGGAAGTCGTTCTTCCAGAAGCGGGTCCCGAAGGGTGCGCCCGACTGGCTGCGGACCACCGTGGTGAGCACACCCAACGGCACGACGTCGAATGCCCTCGTCGCCCACGACATGGCCCACATCGTCTGGGCGGTCAACATGGGCTGTCTCGGGTTCCACGTGTGGCCCTACCGGGCGGCGGACCCGACCCACGCCGACGAGCTGCGCATCGATCTCGACCCGCAGCCGGGGACCGACTTCGACGACGTGCGCGCCGCGGCCTACGAGGTGAAGGCGGTGCTCGACGAGCTCGGCATCGTCGCATGGCCGAAGACAAGCGGTTCCAAGGGCATCCACATCTATGTGCGGCTCCATCCGCGCTGGGACAGCTACCAGGTCCGTTACGCCGCAGTGGCGCTGGCCCGCGAGCTGCAGCGGCGCCGGCCCGATCTGCTCACCTGCGAATGGTGGAAAGAGGAGCGGGGTCGGCGCGTCTTCGTCGACTTCAACCAGAATGCACCCCACAAGACGGTGTTCGGTGCCTGGTCGGTGCGTCCGAGGGTGGGCGGCCAGGTCTCCACCCCGATCACCTGGGACGAGGTCGCCGACGTCGAACCCGAGGCGTTGACCCTCGCGACGGTGCCGGCCCGGTTGGCCGAACGCGGCGACGCGTGGGCCGGCGTCGACGATGCACTGCAGTCGATCGAGCCGTTGCTCGAGTGGCACGAGCGCGACTGGGCCGACGGTCTCATGGATGCACCCTGGCCGCCCGTCTATCCGAAGCAGCCCAACGAGCCGCCCCGGGTCAGCCCCAGTCGGGCCAAGCGTGGCCCGCACGACGACGGCTGA
- a CDS encoding SRPBCC family protein, producing MARYTTSIRCSLSAGEAFARVADLANLADWDPGVTTSVQVVGDGPGPDAEYDVTLSTGSMTLRYVTTAFTGPRSVTYEAKASWFTSIDVISVEPAPEGSIVTYDATLRLPLLLRLGDPILGLVFRRVGDAAAGGLRSALEGDFVS from the coding sequence ATGGCCCGCTACACCACGTCGATCCGCTGCTCCCTCTCCGCCGGCGAGGCTTTCGCTCGTGTCGCCGACCTCGCCAACCTCGCCGACTGGGATCCCGGCGTCACCACGTCCGTGCAGGTCGTCGGCGACGGGCCGGGTCCCGATGCCGAATACGACGTCACCCTCTCGACCGGGTCGATGACGCTGCGCTACGTGACCACGGCGTTCACCGGGCCCCGCTCCGTCACCTACGAGGCGAAAGCGTCGTGGTTCACCTCGATCGACGTCATCTCCGTCGAGCCCGCCCCGGAAGGTTCGATCGTGACCTACGACGCCACGCTACGTCTCCCGCTCCTGTTGCGCCTGGGTGACCCGATCCTCGGCCTGGTCTTCCGTCGGGTCGGTGATGCCGCCGCCGGCGGACTGAGAAGTGCGCTCGAGGGAGACTTCGTCTCGTGA
- a CDS encoding alkylhydroperoxidase-related (seleno)protein, protein MGLFSRRKRAPTDDPTLVGFGGDAPEEELEEPEPLDLGPEPLEAFEMLVDREWERLAAPGTWWTGAERIAIAADARRAMAGEALSGILPPPVEEATRIIATAAASIRGTDVARWELDGLDASAYIEIAGIVSRLAALDVTAFGLGHKFRPLPEPEPGDPSRDRPDGATITTGWAPTIGPAAASSALSAVPAEAEAMADVRDVLYLGAVQMLQTQSGRDGLTRPQIELAASRASALNDCFHCLLGQTSMLHETIDAAPGARTSRPIITGCGDAGVEHGAEIIAFVDSVVLFDDDEVDAARAALEHRIGPVATDRVAMVAGSFSMTSRAVDAIGAPVGRGHDELADELGVAIPAHLAPR, encoded by the coding sequence ATGGGTCTGTTCAGTCGTAGGAAACGGGCGCCGACCGACGACCCGACGCTCGTCGGGTTCGGTGGCGACGCGCCCGAAGAAGAGCTCGAAGAGCCCGAACCGCTCGACCTCGGACCGGAACCGCTCGAGGCGTTCGAGATGCTCGTCGACCGGGAATGGGAACGCCTCGCTGCGCCCGGAACCTGGTGGACCGGGGCCGAACGCATCGCCATCGCGGCCGATGCCCGCCGGGCCATGGCGGGGGAAGCACTCTCGGGGATCCTCCCCCCACCGGTGGAAGAGGCCACACGGATCATCGCGACCGCCGCGGCGTCCATCCGCGGCACCGACGTCGCTCGATGGGAACTCGACGGGCTCGACGCATCCGCCTACATCGAGATCGCCGGCATCGTGAGTCGCCTCGCCGCACTCGATGTCACCGCGTTCGGGCTCGGTCACAAGTTCCGCCCGCTTCCCGAACCCGAACCCGGCGACCCCTCGCGCGATCGCCCCGACGGTGCCACCATCACCACTGGCTGGGCCCCGACCATCGGACCCGCCGCAGCGTCGTCGGCTCTCTCGGCGGTCCCGGCCGAGGCGGAGGCCATGGCCGACGTGAGAGACGTGCTCTACCTCGGCGCCGTGCAGATGCTTCAGACACAGAGTGGGCGCGACGGGCTGACGCGGCCGCAGATCGAGCTGGCCGCATCGCGCGCATCGGCGCTCAACGACTGCTTCCACTGCCTGCTCGGCCAGACGTCGATGCTCCACGAGACCATCGACGCCGCGCCCGGCGCACGGACCTCGCGGCCGATCATCACCGGCTGCGGCGACGCCGGGGTCGAGCACGGTGCGGAGATCATCGCGTTCGTCGACAGCGTCGTCCTGTTCGACGACGACGAGGTCGATGCCGCACGGGCCGCGCTCGAACACCGCATCGGTCCGGTCGCAACCGACCGGGTCGCGATGGTCGCCGGCAGCTTCTCGATGACGAGCCGCGCCGTCGACGCCATCGGCGCACCCGTCGGTCGGGGTCACGACGAGTTGGCCGACGAACTCGGCGTCGCGATTCCCGCCCACCTCGCCCCGAGGTAG